From Epinephelus lanceolatus isolate andai-2023 chromosome 12, ASM4190304v1, whole genome shotgun sequence, the proteins below share one genomic window:
- the LOC117264068 gene encoding uncharacterized protein LOC117264068 isoform X2 — translation MCSVVGCDSWRRSAQRFKLPEDPERRLEWVQFLATVNKQRFKESSWTDITICSEHFKADCFDKPTPSRSGVTGTVQLMLNPSAAPSVCVKSESEEPETNLRSPKVEPEETTEVTCERNQLKPCDGPTSSSEESKLLTDRGSPVPADVSCSSDASDAVISVHGQMQPQNKNFDLIREKAALVQTKGKYVVNEKRLLQLFSHKCPLCGSEVKTEKVTHGVVIILNQQCLQCEYRNQWKSQVNAKVPTAEDQHLTGGTEVTLETQQAAPTDDTHIPGVPQVDAVIDEENDTMDESSDQDDVDSDEDWKPAKHFLVRGVLKKTPDDKIKDQDDVPPPPAPKNSELCTECGTFFNKQKPHTCEHKIKPYSCSICGKRCVSETALNTHSRIHNENYEHRCKFCHATFKTKAGKVTHEQVHVTQGKPYKCPDCSDTFATNKERRIHLEDHRGPPQLKCDICGTEFLWPLSLQRHLAVHTGLKPFKCSVCQRGFNQASHLKSHMRLHTGERPFKCQHCGERFNHNVSLKSHVQRYHTSDSGHEPKKINTEEEEDPDSEDEVQKRTYRPKNKRKTTGRPIGRPKSHEPSNLQEGQCSNTNTGNLQGQMLKRAQCSDEESKDSGTAFDSAEAEEKSCKEATKKNSDSDSDFDPEKRKKKRNSSQSGGKSSGKRRGKPCKSVEEES, via the exons ATGTGCTCCGTTGTCGGCTGTGACTCGTGGCGTCGCAGTGCGCAACGGTTCAAGTTACCGGAGGATCCAGAGAGGAGGCTGGAGTGGGTCCAGTTTCTCGCCACAGTCAATAAACAGCGATTTAAAGAGTCGTCCTGGACTGACATTACAATCTGTAGCGAACACTTTAAAGCTGACTGCTTTGACAAACCGACACCAAGCCGCTCAGGTGTGACTGGCACGGTCCAGCTCATGTTAAATCCCAGTGCTGCCCCATCAGTGTGTGTCAAGTCAGAGTCAGAGGAGCCTGAGACCAATCTGAGGAGCCCAAAAGTG GAGCCTGAGGAAACCACAGAAGTTACTTGTGAGCGAAATCAGCTTAAACCATGTGATGGTCCAACTTCCTCTTCTGAAGAATCAAAGCTTTTAACGG ACCGAGGAAGCCCAGTCCCAGCAGATGTCTCATGTTCATCTGATGCTTCAGATGCTGTTATATCTGTACATGGCCAGATGcaaccacaaaataaaaattttgATTTGATCAGAGAAAA AGCCGCACTTGTGCAGACGAAAGGAAAGTATGTTGTGAATGAAAAACGCCTCCTCCAGTTGTTCAGCCACAAGTGCCCATTATGTGGCTCTGAAGTCAAGACAGAAAAGGTCACCCATGGGGTGGTCATCATCTTGAACCAACAGTGCCTGCAGTGTGAGTACAGAAATCAGTGGAAAAGccaagtcaatgctaaagtcCCAACAGCTGAAGATCAGCACTTGACAGGAGGCACAGAAGTAACTCTAGAGACCCAACAG GCAGCGCCAACAGATGACACCCATATCCCAGGGGTCCCTCAGGTTGATGCTGTTATTGATGAGGAGAATGACACCATGGATGAATCGAGTGATCAGGATGACGTGGATTCAGACGAAGATTGGAAGCCAGCGAAGCATTTCTTGGTGCGTGGAGTGCTTAAAAAGACACCTGACGACAAAATCAAAGATCAAGATGATGTTCCTCCTCCACCTGCCCCCAAAAACAGTGAGCTCTGCACAGAGTGTGGgacattttttaataaacagaAGCCTCACACATGTGAGCACAAGATTAAACCCTATTCCTGCAGTATTTGTGGTAAGAGATGTGTCAGTGAGACTGCTTTAAATACTCACAGCAGAATCCACAATGAAAACTACGAACATCGGTGCAAATTCTGTCACGCTACTTTCAAAACAAAGGCGGGCAAAGTCACACATGAGCAGGTTCACGTAACTCAAGGAAAACCTTACAAATGTCCAGATTGTTCAGACACATTTGCCACAAACAAGGAACGCAGAATCCACCTGGAGGATCACAGAGGCCCCCCGCAgttaaaatgtgacatttgtgGAACTGAATTCCTCTGGCCACTTTCTCTCCAGAGACACTTAGCTGTGCACACAGGACTGAAGCCGTTTAAGTGTTCAGTGTGCCAACGAGGCTTCAACCAGGCGAGCCACCTGAAATCCCACATGCGTCTGCACACAGGGGAGAGACCTTTTAAATGTCAGCATTGTGGTGAACGCTTCAATCACAATGTGAGCTTAAAGAGTCACGTCCAGCGTTACCACACATCCGATTCTGGTCATGAACCGAAGAAGATTAAcactgaggaagaggaagacccAGACTCAGAAGATGAAGTGCAGAAGAGAACATATAGAcctaaaaataaaaggaaaaccaCAGGTAGGCCCATAGGAAGACCTAAGAGCCATGAACCAAGCAACTTACAGGAAGGCCAGTGTTCAAACACCAATACTGGAAATCTACAAGGGCAGATGTTAAAAAGAGCACAATGCAGTGATGAAGAAAGTAAGGACAGTGGCACAGCCTTTGATTCAGCAGAGGCGGAGGAGAAGAGCTGCAAGGAGGCGACAAAGAAAAATTCTGATAGTGACTCAGATTTTGACccagaaaagagaaagaaaaaaaggaacagcAGCCAGAGCGGCGGTAAAAGCTCTGGGAAGCGTAGAGGAAAACCATGTAAGAGTGTTGAAGAAGAGTCTTAA
- the LOC117264068 gene encoding uncharacterized protein LOC117264068 isoform X1 — protein MCSVVGCDSWRRSAQRFKLPEDPERRLEWVQFLATVNKQRFKESSWTDITICSEHFKADCFDKPTPSRSGVTGTVQLMLNPSAAPSVCVKSESEEPETNLRSPKVEPEETTEVTCERNQLKPCDGPTSSSEESKLLTADRGSPVPADVSCSSDASDAVISVHGQMQPQNKNFDLIREKAALVQTKGKYVVNEKRLLQLFSHKCPLCGSEVKTEKVTHGVVIILNQQCLQCEYRNQWKSQVNAKVPTAEDQHLTGGTEVTLETQQAAPTDDTHIPGVPQVDAVIDEENDTMDESSDQDDVDSDEDWKPAKHFLVRGVLKKTPDDKIKDQDDVPPPPAPKNSELCTECGTFFNKQKPHTCEHKIKPYSCSICGKRCVSETALNTHSRIHNENYEHRCKFCHATFKTKAGKVTHEQVHVTQGKPYKCPDCSDTFATNKERRIHLEDHRGPPQLKCDICGTEFLWPLSLQRHLAVHTGLKPFKCSVCQRGFNQASHLKSHMRLHTGERPFKCQHCGERFNHNVSLKSHVQRYHTSDSGHEPKKINTEEEEDPDSEDEVQKRTYRPKNKRKTTGRPIGRPKSHEPSNLQEGQCSNTNTGNLQGQMLKRAQCSDEESKDSGTAFDSAEAEEKSCKEATKKNSDSDSDFDPEKRKKKRNSSQSGGKSSGKRRGKPCKSVEEES, from the exons ATGTGCTCCGTTGTCGGCTGTGACTCGTGGCGTCGCAGTGCGCAACGGTTCAAGTTACCGGAGGATCCAGAGAGGAGGCTGGAGTGGGTCCAGTTTCTCGCCACAGTCAATAAACAGCGATTTAAAGAGTCGTCCTGGACTGACATTACAATCTGTAGCGAACACTTTAAAGCTGACTGCTTTGACAAACCGACACCAAGCCGCTCAGGTGTGACTGGCACGGTCCAGCTCATGTTAAATCCCAGTGCTGCCCCATCAGTGTGTGTCAAGTCAGAGTCAGAGGAGCCTGAGACCAATCTGAGGAGCCCAAAAGTG GAGCCTGAGGAAACCACAGAAGTTACTTGTGAGCGAAATCAGCTTAAACCATGTGATGGTCCAACTTCCTCTTCTGAAGAATCAAAGCTTTTAACGG CAGACCGAGGAAGCCCAGTCCCAGCAGATGTCTCATGTTCATCTGATGCTTCAGATGCTGTTATATCTGTACATGGCCAGATGcaaccacaaaataaaaattttgATTTGATCAGAGAAAA AGCCGCACTTGTGCAGACGAAAGGAAAGTATGTTGTGAATGAAAAACGCCTCCTCCAGTTGTTCAGCCACAAGTGCCCATTATGTGGCTCTGAAGTCAAGACAGAAAAGGTCACCCATGGGGTGGTCATCATCTTGAACCAACAGTGCCTGCAGTGTGAGTACAGAAATCAGTGGAAAAGccaagtcaatgctaaagtcCCAACAGCTGAAGATCAGCACTTGACAGGAGGCACAGAAGTAACTCTAGAGACCCAACAG GCAGCGCCAACAGATGACACCCATATCCCAGGGGTCCCTCAGGTTGATGCTGTTATTGATGAGGAGAATGACACCATGGATGAATCGAGTGATCAGGATGACGTGGATTCAGACGAAGATTGGAAGCCAGCGAAGCATTTCTTGGTGCGTGGAGTGCTTAAAAAGACACCTGACGACAAAATCAAAGATCAAGATGATGTTCCTCCTCCACCTGCCCCCAAAAACAGTGAGCTCTGCACAGAGTGTGGgacattttttaataaacagaAGCCTCACACATGTGAGCACAAGATTAAACCCTATTCCTGCAGTATTTGTGGTAAGAGATGTGTCAGTGAGACTGCTTTAAATACTCACAGCAGAATCCACAATGAAAACTACGAACATCGGTGCAAATTCTGTCACGCTACTTTCAAAACAAAGGCGGGCAAAGTCACACATGAGCAGGTTCACGTAACTCAAGGAAAACCTTACAAATGTCCAGATTGTTCAGACACATTTGCCACAAACAAGGAACGCAGAATCCACCTGGAGGATCACAGAGGCCCCCCGCAgttaaaatgtgacatttgtgGAACTGAATTCCTCTGGCCACTTTCTCTCCAGAGACACTTAGCTGTGCACACAGGACTGAAGCCGTTTAAGTGTTCAGTGTGCCAACGAGGCTTCAACCAGGCGAGCCACCTGAAATCCCACATGCGTCTGCACACAGGGGAGAGACCTTTTAAATGTCAGCATTGTGGTGAACGCTTCAATCACAATGTGAGCTTAAAGAGTCACGTCCAGCGTTACCACACATCCGATTCTGGTCATGAACCGAAGAAGATTAAcactgaggaagaggaagacccAGACTCAGAAGATGAAGTGCAGAAGAGAACATATAGAcctaaaaataaaaggaaaaccaCAGGTAGGCCCATAGGAAGACCTAAGAGCCATGAACCAAGCAACTTACAGGAAGGCCAGTGTTCAAACACCAATACTGGAAATCTACAAGGGCAGATGTTAAAAAGAGCACAATGCAGTGATGAAGAAAGTAAGGACAGTGGCACAGCCTTTGATTCAGCAGAGGCGGAGGAGAAGAGCTGCAAGGAGGCGACAAAGAAAAATTCTGATAGTGACTCAGATTTTGACccagaaaagagaaagaaaaaaaggaacagcAGCCAGAGCGGCGGTAAAAGCTCTGGGAAGCGTAGAGGAAAACCATGTAAGAGTGTTGAAGAAGAGTCTTAA